In a single window of the Deinococcus aetherius genome:
- a CDS encoding phosphotransferase family protein, translating into MNPSPDAWGLPDGALYDAFVALHAQPLAPWRSALEEVRARHALPPGEFRRFPLGKNAVFALSDVVVKLVPPLWSGDARREGAALRLVQDCLPLPTPEVVAAGELGTWRYVVTARLPGRPLREVWWDLPDTERARLAGEQAALMREVQAIQPGPAAAAALHFDWPGLLLVQGLELPRELRAPPALREGAAAFLEHVLRAGPGFARSHVLLHGDLNFLNLLCENRNGRVTLTALIDWSDARLGPPAHDLISPAVNQFRRDPAARRAWGSAPNLTPDDVREATARALLYYPDEWPVLLADLGAEGVRDWETVGAALFGVG; encoded by the coding sequence ATGAATCCATCCCCCGACGCCTGGGGCCTGCCCGACGGAGCGCTCTACGACGCGTTCGTGGCCCTGCACGCCCAGCCCCTCGCCCCCTGGAGGTCGGCGCTGGAGGAGGTGCGTGCCCGCCACGCCCTGCCGCCGGGCGAGTTTCGCCGCTTTCCGCTCGGCAAGAATGCCGTCTTCGCCCTGAGTGACGTGGTGGTCAAACTCGTGCCGCCCCTGTGGTCCGGGGACGCGCGGCGCGAGGGAGCGGCGTTGCGGTTGGTGCAGGACTGCCTGCCGCTGCCGACACCGGAGGTCGTGGCCGCCGGAGAACTGGGGACGTGGCGCTACGTGGTCACGGCCCGGCTGCCCGGTCGCCCCCTGCGCGAGGTCTGGTGGGACCTGCCGGACACCGAGCGGGCGCGGCTCGCGGGGGAACAGGCGGCGCTCATGCGCGAAGTCCAAGCGATTCAACCCGGTCCCGCTGCCGCCGCCGCACTGCACTTCGACTGGCCGGGCCTGCTCCTCGTTCAGGGACTCGAACTGCCGCGCGAGCTGCGTGCCCCGCCCGCTCTGCGTGAGGGTGCGGCGGCCTTTCTGGAACATGTCTTGCGCGCTGGACCCGGGTTCGCCCGCTCCCACGTCCTGCTCCACGGGGACCTGAACTTCCTGAACCTGTTGTGCGAGAACCGAAATGGCCGCGTGACCCTGACCGCCCTGATCGACTGGAGCGACGCCCGCCTGGGTCCCCCGGCCCACGACCTCATCTCGCCCGCCGTGAACCAGTTCCGCCGCGATCCCGCCGCCCGCCGCGCTTGGGGTTCTGCCCCGAACCTCACCCCGGACGACGTGAGGGAGGCGACCGCCCGCGCGCTGCTGTATTACCCGGATGAGTGGCCGGTTCTCCTCGCGGACCTGGGAGCGGAGGGGGTGCGCGACTGGGAGACGGTCGGGGCGGCGCTGTTCGGCGTGGGCTGA
- the chrA gene encoding chromate efflux transporter, which yields MRALDLKSSAGEVFTVFLRLGLTSFGGPVAHLGYFRSEIVARRGWLSEAGYADVVALAQFLPGPASSQTGMAVGLLRAGWVGMLAAWVGFTLPSALLMFAFARGVAGAGNLGDAGWLAGLKVAAVAVVAQAVVGMWGSLVTDRLRAGLALGVAAALVLVPGAFAQVAALVACAVVGWRFLPAGTGGGGSLPRVPVPRRVGAALLLVCGGLLLLLPFLAPLGAGWALADATFRAGALVFGGGHVVLPLLETGFVPRFLPHETFVAGYGAANAVPGPLFTFATYLGAAQTALPAWVGAGIATVGVFLPGALLMAGALPFWASLAARPAARSALAGLNAGVVGLLLAALYDPVFTSGVRGPREVALALLAYAGLTAGRLPAWAVVGACAGLGWVAL from the coding sequence ATGCGCGCCCTGGACTTGAAAAGCTCCGCAGGAGAGGTCTTCACGGTGTTCCTGCGGCTGGGGCTGACCAGTTTCGGGGGACCCGTGGCGCACCTGGGGTACTTCCGCTCGGAAATCGTCGCCCGTCGCGGCTGGCTCAGCGAGGCCGGGTACGCGGACGTGGTGGCGCTCGCCCAGTTCCTGCCGGGACCCGCGAGCAGCCAGACGGGGATGGCGGTGGGCCTGCTGCGGGCCGGGTGGGTGGGGATGCTCGCCGCCTGGGTGGGCTTCACCCTGCCGAGCGCGCTGCTGATGTTCGCCTTCGCGCGGGGGGTGGCGGGGGCGGGGAACCTGGGGGACGCGGGGTGGCTCGCGGGCCTCAAGGTCGCGGCGGTCGCCGTCGTCGCGCAGGCGGTGGTGGGGATGTGGGGCAGCCTCGTCACGGACCGGCTGCGGGCGGGGCTGGCGCTGGGGGTGGCGGCGGCGCTCGTGCTGGTGCCGGGAGCTTTCGCGCAGGTGGCGGCGCTCGTGGCGTGTGCCGTGGTCGGGTGGCGCTTTCTTCCGGCGGGTACGGGGGGAGGGGGCAGCCTGCCCCGCGTCCCCGTTCCCCGCCGGGTGGGCGCGGCCTTGCTGCTTGTCTGCGGGGGGCTGCTTCTGCTCCTCCCCTTCCTCGCGCCGCTGGGGGCCGGGTGGGCGCTCGCGGACGCGACCTTTCGGGCGGGCGCCCTGGTGTTCGGCGGGGGGCATGTGGTGTTGCCGCTGCTGGAGACGGGCTTCGTCCCCCGCTTCCTGCCGCACGAAACCTTCGTCGCCGGGTACGGGGCGGCGAACGCGGTGCCGGGGCCGCTCTTCACCTTTGCCACCTACCTGGGCGCGGCGCAGACGGCGCTCCCGGCCTGGGTGGGGGCGGGCATCGCCACGGTCGGCGTCTTCCTCCCCGGCGCACTCCTGATGGCGGGCGCCCTCCCCTTCTGGGCCTCGCTGGCCGCCCGCCCGGCCGCGCGTTCGGCGCTCGCCGGTCTGAACGCGGGCGTCGTGGGCCTGCTCCTCGCCGCCCTGTACGACCCGGTCTTCACGTCCGGCGTCCGTGGCCCGCGTGAGGTTGCCCTGGCCCTGCTCGCCTACGCGGGGCTGACGGCGGGGCGGCTTCCGGCCTGGGCGGTCGTGGGAGCCTGCGCGGGGCTGGGGTGGGTGGCGTTGTGA
- a CDS encoding acyl-ACP desaturase: protein MADIMPPNMLNERPRTPAGLLSNQEKDRLIERGFLGLYRWYTARSQETRNWNPDQSFDWRAMSKTLPPEIITVIQGFFAVEQYAPDFTSQLMHVVRRSHGRSHFQLRWGSEEEKHADAWENAVLFSEQRSPEWIAEYKERLRSQVWELPFPDAIHNLAYTVFQERATQLNYLNMMKIAQGKSEKPHLAGVTDAVLAKVSQTIAVDEAAHYNFFLEGLRMYLYYYPERTLESIKNVIGQFSMPAAQLVPDWQEFYETVYRAGIYGPRDFNRDVMQIAFRNLGIESRKALEEGIKKTREVPDFDGANHKTTAIFDTFDYGQVEGDVRRLHVKIQEYEKSFGMDRLDPTVFVENPAVPKKDGQAADD from the coding sequence ATGGCCGACATCATGCCCCCCAACATGCTCAACGAGCGCCCGCGCACCCCCGCCGGGCTGCTGAGCAACCAGGAAAAAGACCGATTGATCGAACGCGGCTTCCTCGGGCTGTACCGCTGGTACACTGCCCGCAGCCAGGAGACGCGCAACTGGAACCCCGACCAGAGCTTCGACTGGCGGGCGATGAGCAAGACGCTGCCTCCCGAGATCATCACCGTGATCCAGGGCTTCTTCGCGGTCGAGCAGTACGCGCCGGACTTCACCAGCCAGCTTATGCATGTCGTGCGGCGCTCGCACGGGCGCAGCCACTTTCAACTGCGCTGGGGCAGCGAGGAGGAGAAGCACGCCGACGCCTGGGAGAACGCGGTGCTCTTTTCCGAGCAGCGCAGCCCCGAATGGATCGCCGAGTACAAGGAGCGGCTGCGCTCGCAGGTCTGGGAACTGCCCTTTCCCGACGCCATCCACAACCTCGCGTATACCGTGTTTCAAGAGCGGGCCACCCAGCTCAACTACCTGAACATGATGAAGATCGCCCAGGGCAAGAGCGAGAAACCGCACCTTGCGGGCGTCACCGACGCCGTGCTCGCCAAGGTGTCCCAGACCATCGCAGTGGACGAGGCCGCGCACTACAACTTCTTCCTTGAGGGCCTGCGGATGTATCTCTACTACTACCCCGAGCGCACGCTGGAGTCGATCAAGAACGTGATCGGGCAGTTCTCGATGCCCGCCGCGCAGCTCGTGCCCGACTGGCAGGAGTTCTACGAGACGGTCTACCGCGCCGGGATCTACGGCCCGCGCGACTTCAACCGCGACGTGATGCAGATCGCCTTCCGCAACCTCGGCATCGAGAGCCGCAAGGCGCTGGAGGAGGGCATCAAGAAGACCCGCGAGGTGCCCGACTTCGACGGAGCCAACCACAAGACGACCGCCATCTTCGACACCTTCGACTACGGCCAGGTCGAGGGCGACGTTCGGCGGTTGCACGTCAAGATTCAGGAGTACGAGAAGAGCTTCGGCATGGACCGGCTCGACCCGACCGTCTTCGTGGAAAACCCCGCCGTGCCGAAGAAGGACGGGCAGGCAGCGGACGACTGA
- a CDS encoding ABC transporter ATP-binding protein produces the protein MQGVPSPPAAPSPPRSEAARVLREYLGPLRWQVMALAALLLTGTGLNLLLPQLLARFVDGVKLGAGADVGLLMRLAGAYIALGLGVQLLTAGATYLGAQVGWAATNRLRADLMRHMLSLDLREHQERTPGEMIERIDGDVTALSNFFSQFAVRVFGAALLLVGALVMFFLEDWRVGLGVSLFALVTLLALNRTRRAGIEPTRLERESSARLFGYVEERLAGLEDVRALGAGEHHLRGFLRVQREFFQRSIGSWLRRSIVWQISMALFAAGYVGVLGAAVGLYAAGAITLGTAFLFYQYMSMVEEPIDQLTQQLQDLQKAGASLVRVGELLKLRSALQGGPRDLPPGPLDLTFEDVTFSYVPEDPTVRPVLGGVSFHLPAGQTLGLLGRTGSGKTSLTRLVSRLFDPSEGHVRLGGLDTREVRLESLRTRVAVVTQDVQLFQASVRDNLSFFDPEVPDEQVEAALREVGLGSWLDRLSDGVRTPLPTGSLSAGQAQLLAFARVMLRNPAVIILDEPSSRLDPATETQLTRAMTRLLAGRTAIVIAHRLETVARADRILVLGEGRVLEDGPRADLARDPGSHYAGLLRVGLEGDGAEVVGEGVLA, from the coding sequence ATGCAAGGCGTGCCCTCTCCTCCAGCCGCCCCGTCCCCGCCGCGCTCCGAGGCCGCGCGCGTGCTGCGCGAGTACCTGGGGCCGCTGCGCTGGCAGGTCATGGCGCTCGCCGCCCTGCTGCTGACGGGGACGGGCCTGAACCTCCTGCTGCCACAACTGTTGGCGCGCTTCGTGGACGGGGTGAAGCTGGGTGCGGGGGCGGATGTGGGCCTGCTCATGCGGCTGGCCGGGGCCTACATCGCGCTGGGGCTGGGGGTGCAACTCCTCACGGCGGGGGCGACCTACCTGGGCGCGCAGGTGGGATGGGCGGCCACCAATAGATTGCGCGCCGACCTGATGCGTCACATGCTCTCCCTCGACCTGCGCGAGCACCAGGAGCGCACGCCCGGCGAGATGATCGAGCGCATCGACGGCGACGTGACGGCCCTGAGCAACTTCTTTTCCCAGTTCGCGGTGCGGGTGTTCGGGGCGGCCCTCCTCCTCGTCGGCGCCCTCGTGATGTTCTTCCTGGAGGACTGGCGGGTGGGGCTGGGCGTCTCCCTCTTCGCCCTCGTCACGCTCCTCGCCCTCAACCGGACGCGGCGGGCGGGGATCGAGCCGACCCGGCTTGAGCGCGAGAGCAGCGCCCGGCTCTTCGGTTACGTGGAGGAGCGGCTGGCGGGCCTGGAGGACGTGCGTGCGCTGGGGGCGGGCGAACATCACCTGCGCGGCTTCCTGCGGGTGCAGCGCGAGTTCTTTCAACGCAGCATAGGGTCGTGGTTGCGGCGGAGCATCGTGTGGCAGATCAGCATGGCCCTCTTCGCTGCCGGGTACGTGGGCGTGCTCGGCGCGGCGGTCGGGCTGTACGCGGCGGGGGCGATCACGCTGGGCACCGCCTTCCTCTTCTACCAGTACATGAGCATGGTCGAAGAACCTATCGACCAGCTCACCCAGCAACTTCAGGACCTGCAAAAGGCGGGGGCGAGCCTGGTGAGGGTGGGCGAACTGCTGAAGCTCCGGTCCGCCCTGCAGGGGGGCCCGCGCGACCTGCCCCCCGGCCCCCTCGACCTGACCTTCGAGGACGTGACCTTCAGCTATGTCCCCGAGGACCCCACTGTCCGGCCCGTGTTGGGGGGCGTGAGCTTCCACCTTCCCGCCGGGCAGACCCTCGGCCTGCTGGGGCGCACCGGGAGCGGCAAGACGAGCCTGACGCGGCTGGTCTCGCGGCTGTTCGATCCCAGCGAGGGGCATGTGCGTCTGGGCGGCCTCGACACCCGCGAGGTGCGGCTGGAGAGCCTGCGGACCCGCGTCGCCGTCGTCACCCAGGACGTGCAGCTCTTCCAGGCCAGCGTGCGCGACAACCTGAGCTTCTTCGACCCGGAGGTGCCCGACGAGCAGGTCGAGGCTGCGCTGCGCGAGGTGGGGCTGGGCTCCTGGCTCGACCGCCTCTCCGATGGCGTCCGCACCCCCCTCCCCACCGGGAGCCTCAGCGCGGGGCAGGCGCAGCTTCTCGCCTTCGCCCGGGTCATGCTGCGCAACCCCGCCGTGATCATCCTCGACGAGCCCAGCAGCCGCCTCGACCCCGCCACCGAGACCCAGCTCACCCGGGCGATGACCCGCCTCCTCGCCGGACGCACCGCCATCGTGATCGCGCACCGCCTGGAGACTGTCGCCCGCGCCGACCGCATCCTCGTCCTGGGGGAGGGCCGGGTGCTGGAGGACGGCCCCCGCGCCGACCTCGCTCGCGACCCCGGGAGCCACTACGCGGGGCTGCTGCGGGTGGGTCTGGAGGGGGACGGGGCCGAGGTGGTGGGGGAAGGGGTGCTGGCGTGA
- a CDS encoding TetR/AcrR family transcriptional regulator: MTDLPADSPTPTRTRREQIQDVAGRLFSERGYHATSMRDLAGELGMQGGSLYAHISGKEELLVEIVNRAARQFDAALFTLRGEPLPADVKLREAMYRHLRVVADNMESATVFFHEWKHLSPGAYRHVTDWRDTIDAFYRDLVRQGIGEGIFRADLDVRMAANLILSAVNWAYTWYRPGGPLSPRDVAEGYADMLFGGLRAPPTEAGR, from the coding sequence GTGACCGACCTTCCCGCCGACTCCCCGACTCCTACCCGCACCCGCCGAGAGCAGATTCAGGACGTGGCGGGCCGCCTGTTTTCCGAGCGCGGCTACCACGCGACGAGCATGCGCGACCTCGCCGGGGAACTGGGGATGCAGGGGGGCAGCCTGTACGCGCACATCAGCGGGAAGGAGGAACTGCTCGTCGAGATCGTGAACCGGGCGGCGCGGCAGTTCGACGCGGCCCTCTTCACCCTGCGGGGCGAGCCCCTTCCGGCCGACGTGAAGCTGCGCGAGGCGATGTACCGCCACCTGCGGGTGGTCGCCGACAACATGGAGAGCGCGACCGTCTTCTTCCACGAGTGGAAACACCTCTCGCCGGGGGCCTACCGCCACGTCACCGACTGGCGCGACACCATCGACGCCTTCTACCGCGACCTCGTGCGGCAGGGCATCGGCGAAGGTATCTTCCGGGCCGACCTCGACGTGAGGATGGCCGCCAACCTGATCCTCTCGGCCGTGAACTGGGCGTACACGTGGTACCGCCCCGGCGGCCCCCTCTCGCCGCGCGACGTGGCGGAGGGGTACGCGGACATGCTCTTCGGCGGCCTGCGTGCCCCGCCCACGGAGGCCGGTCGATGA
- a CDS encoding NUDIX domain-containing protein translates to MPAPETVTPASASTPRVGVGVLILNDAGEVLLTLRRRAPEAGCWSIAGGKVEFMETLEETAVREAHEETGLHVELVRLLCVTDHLVPAEGQHWVAPAYLACIVGGQLSNPEPEKTEEVRFFSPGALPGNLTLTAQNALAALRREGGA, encoded by the coding sequence ATGCCTGCGCCCGAAACCGTGACGCCTGCCTCAGCCAGCACGCCCCGTGTGGGCGTCGGCGTGCTGATCCTCAACGATGCCGGTGAGGTTCTGCTCACCCTCCGCAGGCGGGCCCCGGAGGCGGGCTGCTGGAGCATCGCGGGCGGCAAGGTGGAGTTCATGGAGACCCTGGAGGAGACGGCGGTGCGCGAGGCACACGAGGAAACGGGCCTCCACGTCGAACTCGTGCGCCTGCTGTGCGTGACCGACCACCTTGTTCCCGCCGAGGGCCAGCACTGGGTCGCCCCCGCCTACCTCGCGTGCATCGTCGGGGGACAGCTCTCCAATCCCGAGCCGGAGAAGACGGAGGAGGTGCGCTTCTTCTCACCCGGCGCTCTGCCCGGGAACCTGACGCTCACGGCGCAGAACGCTCTGGCAGCCCTGCGGCGGGAAGGCGGGGCGTGA
- a CDS encoding pyridoxal phosphate-dependent aminotransferase: protein MTSESLPRTAESPNDPVGVRDAVRAVPAYPFTPVDAPIKLDQNESPYDFPAELKALAAERMLARPWNRYPDLHADTLRERIAAFEGWNPEGVVVTPGSNVLIKLLTELAGIGQTVVTVSPTFSVYTLEAQLLGARLVQVPLGADFSLPVEGLKAALRENPPGVLYVTQPHAPTGFADPQAAVRELVEAAQGWVVVLDEAYHQFSGTDYRDLIRAGGNRIGLRTFSKAWGLAGVRLGYALSTPTLAAHVQKLVSAFNVGLLAQTALEVALEHPGYVEDRAREVVAERERVLAALGGHPVWRAHPSQANFFLLRTPDADAAYRHLLSHGIVVRRQDKLPGLQGCLRVSIGTPAENDVFLAAARDFR from the coding sequence ATGACCTCCGAGTCCCTCCCCCGCACGGCCGAGTCCCCCAACGATCCGGTGGGCGTGCGCGACGCCGTGCGCGCCGTGCCCGCGTACCCCTTCACGCCGGTCGACGCGCCCATCAAGCTCGACCAGAACGAGAGTCCCTACGACTTCCCCGCAGAACTTAAGGCCCTCGCCGCCGAGCGGATGCTCGCCCGGCCCTGGAACCGCTACCCGGACCTGCACGCGGACACCCTGCGCGAGCGTATCGCCGCCTTCGAGGGCTGGAACCCGGAGGGCGTGGTCGTCACGCCGGGGAGCAACGTCCTCATCAAGCTCCTCACCGAACTCGCGGGCATCGGGCAGACGGTTGTCACGGTGAGTCCCACCTTCAGCGTGTACACCCTGGAGGCGCAGCTTCTCGGGGCGCGGCTCGTGCAGGTGCCGCTTGGGGCCGACTTCTCGCTGCCGGTGGAGGGACTCAAGGCCGCCCTGCGCGAGAACCCCCCCGGCGTCCTGTACGTCACCCAGCCCCACGCTCCGACAGGTTTCGCGGACCCCCAGGCGGCCGTGCGCGAGCTGGTGGAGGCGGCGCAGGGCTGGGTCGTCGTCCTCGACGAGGCGTACCACCAGTTCAGCGGCACGGACTACCGGGACCTGATCCGGGCGGGCGGGAACCGGATCGGGCTGCGGACCTTCAGCAAGGCGTGGGGGCTGGCGGGCGTGCGGCTGGGTTACGCGCTGAGCACGCCGACCCTCGCCGCGCACGTCCAGAAGCTCGTCTCGGCCTTCAACGTGGGCCTGCTCGCGCAGACGGCGCTGGAGGTGGCGCTCGAACATCCGGGCTACGTCGAGGACCGCGCCCGCGAGGTCGTGGCGGAGCGGGAGCGGGTGCTGGCCGCCCTCGGCGGTCATCCGGTCTGGCGGGCCCACCCGAGCCAGGCCAATTTCTTCCTGCTGCGGACGCCGGACGCCGACGCCGCCTACCGGCACCTCCTCTCGCACGGCATCGTCGTTCGGCGTCAGGACAAGTTGCCGGGGTTGCAAGGCTGCCTGCGGGTGAGCATCGGCACACCTGCCGAGAACGACGTGTTCCTGGCGGCGGCTCGGGACTTCCGGTAG
- a CDS encoding LOG family protein — MRQVGVFLGGSGAAKEVYVEAARHLGRELARRGLTLVYGGGRIGLMGVIADAALAAGGQVIGVIPRHLVEREVAHPGLSDLRVVGDMLERKALMAELSDAFLALPGGYGTLDELFEMLTWTQIGTQAKACGVLNVAGYYDPLLAWVDHAVREGLVRPGHRDLLLSGDDVGTLLDDLAAWTLPEMPRLA; from the coding sequence GTGAGGCAAGTTGGGGTGTTCCTGGGCGGCAGCGGGGCGGCAAAAGAGGTGTATGTGGAGGCCGCCCGTCACCTCGGGCGGGAGCTGGCCCGGCGGGGGCTGACGCTGGTGTACGGCGGGGGACGTATCGGACTGATGGGGGTCATTGCCGACGCGGCGCTCGCGGCGGGCGGGCAGGTCATCGGCGTGATCCCGCGCCACCTCGTCGAGCGCGAGGTCGCCCACCCGGGCCTGAGTGACCTGCGCGTGGTGGGAGACATGCTCGAACGCAAGGCGCTGATGGCCGAGCTCTCGGACGCCTTTCTCGCCCTACCGGGAGGGTACGGGACGCTCGACGAGCTGTTCGAGATGCTCACCTGGACGCAGATCGGCACCCAGGCCAAGGCCTGCGGCGTGCTGAATGTCGCCGGGTACTACGACCCCCTCCTCGCCTGGGTGGACCACGCCGTCCGGGAGGGCCTGGTGCGCCCCGGCCACCGCGACCTGCTGCTGTCGGGTGACGACGTGGGAACGTTGCTGGACGACCTCGCCGCCTGGACGCTGCCAGAGATGCCCCGCTTGGCGTGA
- a CDS encoding CxxCxxCC domain-containing protein produces MDLFTAPPDLPPRSPLVRSCTACGACCAAPDIHALGKPLGVKCVHLRPDCLCGVYAARPAVCRNYRPDWVCGEVAPLPTLAARVTRFLQIYGLEKEAPVRNLSGSPR; encoded by the coding sequence ATGGACCTCTTCACCGCTCCCCCCGACCTCCCGCCCCGCTCCCCGCTCGTGCGGAGCTGCACGGCCTGCGGGGCGTGTTGCGCGGCGCCCGACATCCACGCGCTCGGCAAGCCGCTGGGGGTAAAGTGCGTCCACCTGAGACCGGATTGCCTGTGCGGCGTTTACGCGGCGCGGCCCGCCGTCTGCCGCAACTACCGGCCCGACTGGGTGTGCGGGGAGGTCGCGCCCCTCCCCACCCTGGCGGCGCGGGTGACCCGGTTCCTCCAGATTTACGGGTTGGAGAAGGAAGCCCCGGTCAGGAATTTGAGCGGTTCCCCCCGGTAG
- a CDS encoding peroxiredoxin, with protein MSLLGQSAPDFTLPSTSGEPVTLSSYRGHKHVVLVFYPLDFSPVCSMQLPEYSGRQDDFAEAGAVVLGVNRDSVYAHKAWAAEYGIEVPLLADMNLNVARQYGVAIDERGITGRAVFLIDRAGVVRFEHVEAKTSEYTVRPEVVLGKLAAL; from the coding sequence ATGAGTCTTCTCGGTCAGTCCGCGCCCGATTTCACGCTGCCCTCCACGAGCGGCGAGCCGGTGACCCTGAGCAGTTACCGGGGGCACAAGCACGTGGTGCTGGTGTTCTACCCCCTCGACTTCAGCCCGGTGTGCTCCATGCAGCTTCCCGAGTATTCCGGGCGCCAGGACGACTTCGCCGAGGCGGGCGCCGTGGTCCTGGGGGTCAACCGCGACAGCGTGTACGCTCACAAGGCCTGGGCCGCCGAGTACGGCATCGAGGTCCCCCTCCTCGCCGACATGAACCTGAACGTGGCCCGCCAGTACGGGGTCGCCATCGACGAGCGCGGCATCACCGGGCGGGCCGTCTTCCTGATCGACCGGGCGGGCGTCGTGCGCTTCGAGCATGTGGAGGCGAAGACGAGCGAGTACACGGTCAGGCCGGAGGTCGTGCTGGGGAAGCTCGCGGCGCTGTAG
- a CDS encoding ABC transporter ATP-binding protein, with product MTTSPSPQGRTLALSARLFVYRPWLFAVNLLLWGLVHAAPALLTLAVSAVFGRLDEAERLRGSGQPIDPALTAAWVAVAGFALVRVARFSVFYGGFRLWVELSYTLDALVRRNLLAYLLTAPGSRRLPDTPAEAVSRFRDDVDDVANYTEIWVDAWGLLIYSVIAVVLMARVDPLITALVCAPLALIVVFMQRLSPVIRTYRRRMREATARVTDFIGETFGAVGAVKLAAREGGMVAHLTALGEVRRQAALRDVLLTELIQGVNTNMVNVIVGLVLLLGASRVRGGSMDVADFVLFIGLLPRLARSMGFFGHAIASHRRTGVSYDRMERLLQDAPRPTIVAHHPVYLREDPPAVAPAPRPLPLRDLRVEGLTAHHPGGAGVTDVSFTVRRGEFVVVTGRIGSGKTTLLRALLGLMPHASGRILWNGEEVTDPATFLVPPHTAYTAQLPGLFSETLRENVLTGADEERLERAVRLAVLEPDLAGLPAGLDTQVGARGVKLSGGQVQRTAVARMLAQHADLLVFDDVSSALDARTEALLWEGLFREEGTTCLVVSHRRAALTRADRILILEGGRLTGEGTLPELLERSAEMRALWAEEG from the coding sequence ATGACCACCTCCCCATCCCCCCAAGGCCGCACCCTCGCCCTCTCCGCGCGCCTCTTCGTCTACCGGCCGTGGTTGTTCGCGGTCAATCTGCTGCTGTGGGGACTCGTCCACGCGGCGCCCGCGCTGCTTACCCTGGCGGTGAGTGCGGTGTTCGGGCGGCTGGACGAGGCCGAGCGGCTGCGGGGAAGCGGGCAACCCATCGACCCGGCCCTCACGGCGGCGTGGGTGGCGGTCGCCGGGTTCGCCCTCGTGCGGGTGGCCCGCTTCAGCGTCTTCTACGGGGGCTTCCGGCTGTGGGTCGAGCTGTCGTACACGCTCGACGCCCTCGTGCGGCGCAACCTGCTCGCCTACCTCCTGACCGCGCCGGGCTCGCGCCGCCTGCCCGACACGCCCGCCGAGGCGGTCAGCCGCTTCCGGGACGATGTGGACGACGTGGCGAACTACACCGAGATCTGGGTGGACGCCTGGGGCCTCCTGATCTACTCGGTGATCGCCGTGGTGCTGATGGCGCGGGTGGACCCGTTGATCACCGCGCTCGTGTGCGCGCCCCTGGCCCTGATCGTCGTGTTCATGCAGCGGCTCTCGCCCGTCATCCGCACCTACCGCCGCCGGATGCGCGAGGCGACCGCCCGCGTGACCGACTTCATCGGCGAGACCTTCGGGGCCGTGGGTGCCGTGAAGCTCGCCGCCCGCGAGGGGGGGATGGTCGCGCACCTCACCGCCCTGGGGGAGGTCCGGCGGCAGGCCGCCCTGCGCGACGTGCTGCTCACCGAATTGATCCAGGGTGTGAACACCAATATGGTGAACGTGATCGTCGGGCTGGTCCTCCTGCTGGGGGCGAGCCGGGTGCGGGGCGGCTCAATGGACGTGGCCGACTTCGTGCTGTTCATCGGCCTGCTGCCGCGTCTGGCCCGCAGCATGGGCTTTTTCGGCCACGCCATCGCCAGCCACCGCCGCACCGGCGTCAGTTACGACCGCATGGAGCGCCTGCTTCAGGACGCGCCCCGCCCCACCATCGTCGCCCACCACCCGGTCTACCTGCGCGAGGACCCGCCCGCCGTCGCTCCCGCTCCCCGGCCCCTTCCGTTACGTGACCTCCGGGTCGAGGGCCTGACCGCCCACCACCCGGGCGGAGCGGGTGTCACGGACGTGAGCTTCACCGTGCGCCGGGGCGAGTTCGTGGTCGTGACCGGGCGGATAGGCAGCGGGAAGACGACCCTGCTGCGCGCCCTCCTCGGCCTGATGCCGCACGCCTCGGGACGCATCCTCTGGAACGGGGAGGAGGTCACCGACCCCGCCACCTTCCTCGTGCCTCCCCACACCGCCTACACGGCGCAACTCCCGGGCCTCTTCTCCGAGACCCTGCGCGAGAACGTGCTGACGGGCGCGGACGAGGAACGGCTGGAGCGCGCGGTGCGGCTGGCCGTCCTCGAACCCGACCTCGCGGGGCTTCCGGCGGGGCTGGACACGCAGGTCGGGGCACGCGGGGTCAAGCTCTCGGGCGGGCAGGTACAGCGCACGGCGGTCGCCCGGATGCTCGCCCAGCACGCCGACCTCCTCGTGTTCGACGACGTGTCGAGTGCGCTGGACGCCCGCACGGAAGCCCTGCTGTGGGAGGGCCTCTTCCGCGAGGAGGGCACGACCTGCCTCGTCGTCTCCCACCGCCGCGCCGCCCTGACCCGCGCCGACCGCATCCTGATCCTGGAGGGCGGGCGCCTGACGGGCGAGGGGACCCTTCCCGAACTGCTGGAGCGCAGCGCGGAGATGCGGGCGCTGTGGGCGGAGGAGGGCTGA